The following is a genomic window from Streptomyces sp. NBC_01381.
AGTTCGAGGCCGCAGAGGGCCTTGAGCTGCCCGGCGCGGACCTTTCCAACGAGGAGCTCGCCGTTCGGGTGCTCCCGAAGCAGCAGGACGAGTTCACCTGCATGAGCTGCTTCCTGGTGCACCACCGCAGCCAGCTGGCCAGGGAGAAGAACGGCCAGCCGATCTGCCGCGACTGCGACTAGGGCAGGGTCGGCCGTGACCGGCTCGACCCCGCCCAGGAAGCGCCGCTTCCGCAAGCGCGGGGCGGACGAAGGAATCGCCGTCTTCGACGGCGTACGTGACGACGAGCGGGGCTCTTCCCCCACAGGAACGGCCTCGCTCGAACCGACGAACGCCATCGAGGTGGCACACGACGAGGCGGCGGCCGACAAGGCGTCCAGGACCAGGACCGATACGTCCAAGGGCCGCCGCGTTGCCGCCGTCACCGGCGGAGTCATGGCGGGCGTGCGCAAGAGCGGGCGCGGCGCCAAGGCCGGCATCGGCTATCTCGCCGACCGGATCATGG
Proteins encoded in this region:
- a CDS encoding DUF4193 domain-containing protein; this encodes MATDYDTPRKTDDDVNEDSIEELKARRNDKSTSAVDVDEFEAAEGLELPGADLSNEELAVRVLPKQQDEFTCMSCFLVHHRSQLAREKNGQPICRDCD